One genomic region from Halobacteriovorax sp. HLS encodes:
- the tig gene encoding trigger factor, with protein MSYTVETINGCTKKLAFNFETLDLTSEIKTAIVQKQKTVSLKGFRKGKAPLTMVQQVYGQQIESEALNQFVQNRFFEAVQKEDLRVVGYPSFENMNYDEGKSVKFDALVEIFPTVEVKGLDKVEISQETVSVSDEDVDNIQKNYLNSKAEMKEIEGDKKLAKGQFAVLNFQGEKADGERPENMKGEEFLLEIGSGQFIPGFEDGMIGMKKGEKKNIELSFPADYHVEDLKEAKVVFETELLEIKEKVYPEFSDDLAKEFGFESVEDFKTKTKENLFKQKEREVLEKTHQEILEKLIELNTFDVPKALVSQQENHLKEDLAKNLKGQGFNEDMLGEYFAKWAGDLEEKATFQVRSGLLLDNLAKKYEVEASESDFDAKIEEMAAGSGMQADQIKSYYSTDERLKGNLMYAIREEKTFAKIKEEIKLK; from the coding sequence ATGTCTTATACAGTTGAAACAATCAATGGATGCACTAAGAAGCTAGCATTCAACTTTGAAACACTAGATCTAACTTCAGAAATTAAAACTGCAATTGTTCAAAAACAAAAAACAGTTTCTTTAAAAGGATTTAGAAAAGGAAAAGCTCCTTTAACTATGGTTCAGCAAGTTTATGGTCAACAAATTGAATCAGAAGCTCTTAACCAATTTGTACAGAATAGATTTTTTGAAGCTGTTCAAAAAGAAGACTTAAGAGTTGTTGGATACCCTAGCTTTGAAAATATGAATTATGACGAAGGAAAGTCAGTAAAGTTTGACGCTTTAGTTGAAATTTTCCCAACTGTAGAAGTTAAAGGTTTAGATAAAGTTGAAATCTCTCAAGAGACTGTTTCAGTTTCTGACGAAGATGTAGATAATATTCAAAAGAACTACCTTAACTCTAAAGCAGAGATGAAAGAAATTGAAGGTGATAAGAAATTAGCAAAAGGTCAATTCGCAGTTTTAAATTTCCAAGGTGAAAAAGCTGACGGTGAAAGACCAGAGAATATGAAAGGTGAAGAATTCCTTTTAGAAATCGGTTCAGGTCAATTTATTCCAGGTTTTGAAGATGGAATGATTGGTATGAAAAAAGGTGAGAAGAAGAATATTGAACTTTCTTTTCCAGCTGACTACCACGTAGAAGATCTTAAAGAAGCAAAAGTTGTTTTTGAAACTGAGCTTCTAGAAATTAAAGAAAAGGTTTATCCAGAATTTTCTGATGATCTTGCAAAAGAATTTGGATTTGAATCTGTAGAAGACTTCAAAACTAAGACAAAAGAGAATCTTTTTAAGCAAAAAGAAAGAGAAGTTTTAGAAAAAACTCACCAAGAAATTCTAGAAAAATTAATAGAATTAAATACTTTTGATGTTCCTAAGGCCCTTGTTTCTCAACAAGAAAATCACCTTAAAGAAGATCTTGCTAAAAACCTTAAAGGACAAGGCTTCAATGAAGATATGCTTGGTGAATACTTTGCAAAATGGGCCGGAGATTTAGAAGAAAAAGCTACTTTCCAAGTTAGATCAGGATTACTTCTTGATAACCTAGCGAAGAAATATGAAGTAGAAGCAAGTGAGTCTGACTTTGACGCAAAAATCGAAGAAATGGCCGCTGGATCAGGTATGCAAGCTGATCAAATCAAGAGCTACTACTCAACTGATGAAAGGCTAAAAGGAAATCTAATGTATGCAATTAGAGAAGAAAAAACTTTTGCTAAAATCAAAGAAGAAATCAAATTAAAGTAA